The DNA window CCCCTGAGCTACACCCGCGCTCCGCTTTTCAGCGTGCTCCGTCGCCGGAGCGAGGCGGTATATCGCCCATGTCGGCGGCGAATGCAACAGGCTTTTTCGACTTTTTTCGTGACCGGCATTTTTTTGCCGGGAAAATGACCCACGGATCCTGCCAAGGCTCGGATTTTTCAGCGGTTTTGGCTTGCACGATCTGGCGGTTCCCTGAAATATCGGCCCATTGCAGGGCGCATGCCCGCCTGCCCACGAGGTTTATCATGGCCGCGACTCGCGCCGATCTGTTCGCCTTTCTCGATCGTCTCAATATCGCCCACCGGACGATCGAGCATCCGCCGCTGCCGACCGTCGAGGCAGCGATGGCCATTTGGGGGGGCATGACAGGCGGCTTTGCCAAGAACCTGTTCGTCAAGGACAAGAAGAGCCGGCTCTTCCTGATCACGCTCAGAAAAGATTCGGCGCTCGATCTCAAACATGTTCAGGCAGCGATCGGCGCTTCGGGACGCGTCTCATTTTGCACAGCCGACCAACTGATGGAACATTTGGGCATCTTGCCCGGTTCGGTAACCCCGTTCGGCGTTCTCAACGACACCGCCGGCGCGGTGACCGTGGTTTTGGAAAAGGCGTTGCTGGAACTCGATCCGGTCCATGTGCATCCGCTCGAAAATACCGCCACGACGGCGGTGTCGGCAGCGGGGTTGCTCGCCTTTTTGAGGGCGACCGGCCACGAGCCGCTCGTCGTCGATCTGCCGCTTGTCACATGAAAGGGGGCGGCTGTTAAACTTGGTCGAGCCGCCCTATATAGGGCGGACGAATTACCCCACCGCCGCCTCCCGTTGGGGGAGACCGGCGCCCAGCAGTCGAGTGAGAAGATGAGCAGCCCGACCTTCACCTTTGGCAACGGCTTTGCCACGCCTGGTGCCGCTCCGGCCCCAGCGGCCGACGATGTGATCGAGACAACGACCCGCGATTTTGCCCGCGACGTGCTCGATACCTCCAAGGACAAGGTGGTACTGGTCGATTTTTGGGCGGAATGGTGTGGTCCCTGTAAGCAGCTGACGCCGATCATCGAGAAGGTTGTCCGCGATACCAAGGGCAAAGTTCGCCTCGTCAAGATGAACATCGACAACCATCCCGAGGTGGCCGGCCAGCTGGGAATCCAGTCAATTCCGGCGGTGATCGCCTTCTCCAAGGGGCGTGCCGTCGATGGCTTCATGGGCGCGCAGCCGGAAAGTCAGGTGCGGCAGTTCATCGAGCGCGTCGCCGGGCCCATGGGGCCGACGGATCAGGAAAAGCTCATCGCCGCCGGCCAGGAGGCACTCGCCGCTGGTGACTCGCAGGCCGCCGCTGAGGCCTTCCTCGCCGTGCTCGACATGGAGCCCGAATCGCTTGTCGCTACGGCCGGCCTGGTGCGGGCGCTGACGGCGGCCGGGCAGCTTGAGGATGCGCGGACCGTGCTGGCTCGTGTGCCGGACCTGAAGGCGGGCGATGCGGCCATCGCCGGCGCCCGTGCCGAGCTTGAATTGGCCGAGCGGGCCGCCAGTGTTGGCGATACTGACGCGCTCGCGGCCACCGTCGCTGCCAACCCCCTGGATCATCAGGCTCGGTTCGAGCTGGCCGAGGCGCTGGCGGCCCAGGGCGACCGTCAGGCCGCCGTCGACCAGCTTATCGAGATCGTCCGGCGCGAACGTGGTTGGAACGAGGATGCGGCCCGCAAGCAGTTGGTCAAGTTCTTCGAAGCCTGGGGCATGACCGACCCGATGACGCTCTACGGACGGCGCAAGCTGTCCTCAGTCCTGTTCTCCTGATCCCACGAAAGGCAATCGATGCAAGTCGGCAACGCAAGCTACGTTGGTCCCGCCGATCTCCCCGGCGAACTGCCGCTCTTTCCGTTGAGGGGCGTGCTTTTGTTGCCGCGCGGCCTGCTGCCGCTCATCGTGTTCGAACCGCGCTACCTTGAAATGGTGGACGCGGCACTTGCCGGCAACCGGCTAATCGGCATCATCCAGCCGCGTTTTGACACCGAGGAGGGGATCGAGGAGGGGTCGGCGCCGCTATGCGAAGTGGGAACTGTCGGTCGTATCACGGCGATCGCCGAAACCGGTGACGGGCGCTACCAGGTGACGCTGACCGGCATCTGTCGCTTCCGCCTTATGGGCGAAGCGCCGGCTGATCTGCCTTATCGCATTGGCAGGATCGCTTGCGACTTCCCAGCCGATTTCGAACTTCGGGTTGGCGAGGACGAGGTGGATCGTGCGGCCTTCCTCGCCGTTTTCGAAGCCTATCTCGACGCCAACGAGATGGAGGCCGACTGGGACGCCGTCGAGAAGGCATCGACCGAGGCGCTGATCAACACGCTGTCGATGATGAGCCCCTATGGCGCGGCGGAGAAGCAAGCGCTGCTCGAAGCGCCCGATCTCAAGACGCGGGCCGAGACCTTGATCGCCATTACCGAGATTACGCTGGCACGCGCCGGCAATGACACGCCAACCAGTATCAACTGAGGAAACCATCATGCAGGAGAACGACGGCCGGCGAACCGGCGAGGTCGATCCCAAACTCCTGGAGATCCTCGTCTGCCCGCTCACCAAGGCGACGCTGGAATGGTACCCCGAACGGCGCGAGCTGGTGTCGCGGCCCGCCCGCCTTGCCTATCCGGTCCGCGATGGCGTGCCGATCATGCTGCCCGATGAGGCGCGGGCGCTCGACCCCGACGAGTGAACGGCCGGCGCTTATCAGACATTGTCATGAATGAAGGCCGCAGGCTGCCCTGAGACGCGCCTCCGCCTCGGCGTCGGCGCCCGTCAGACGGATGGTCTTGAGACGCGCTGTGGAGCCGGAAACCACCGTTCCCGCCGATTTGGGCAGACCGGCGGCAGCAGCCATAAGCGCCGCCACGGCAGCGTTGGCCTTGCCATCCTCCGGCACCACCTTCACCCGCGCCGCGACCACCGTGCGACCGTCGGACAGGGCTTTCGTGCCGTCGATGCGGTCGCTGCCACCGCGCGGCGTCAGGCGCACCTCCACGAGGAGGTTGGCGCCATCCCGTCGGATCGGAGCTTCGGCCATCGGGTCAGAAGACGTAAGGATAGATGTAGTGGATGATGATCTGCTGCAGGAGGATGATGCCAAACCACAGCACCAGGAAGGACAGGTCGAGTCCGCCGGTGTTGGGCATGAAGCGCCGGATAGGGCGCAGCACCGGCTCGGTCATGGTGTAGAGGAAGGACGCGATGGCCGTCACCACCTGGTTGCGCAGGTTGACGACGTTGAAGGCGACGAGCCAGGACATGATCGCCGAGGCGATCAGGATGTACATATAGAGATTGAGGATCTGGAAGAGAACGTCGAGAACGGCCTTCATGAATGGGTCTTTCGCATTACGAGTTTTCCGAGATGTAGCCATGGCGCGATGGAGCCGCAAGGCCGCTTTATAGGGCCGCCACGTGCAGATCGCTCGGCTTGGTAAAAACCAGAGGCTCGCCAGGGTTTCAGATGAGATAAGCGACTCCGGCGATCCGAGCCGGGGCGTCATGGTTCGGTCGCTGTTGGCGGTGCCTCTCCTTGATTTTGCTTTCGCTGCGAAGAGCCGCGAAAGGCTTGACAGCCCCGGTCCCTCCCCCTAAAAGCGGCTCACCCGACGCCGGGTTCTCGGCTGAAAAGCCGTGCCGGATGGGGCTGTAGCTCAGATGGGAGAGCGCTGCAATCGCACTGCAGAGGTCAGGGGTTCGATTCCCCTCAGCTCCACCAATACCTTCTCAAGGTACTGGTGTGAAATTAGATCAATCTGATCAGTCGCTTATAATCTCTTCCTGATCGTCGATGCGGTCTACGCGCGGTTAGAAAGAAAGTACCCGGCCCTTGCCATTTGATCGGGCACAGGGATGGCTGGCTCCATCTCCATCAAGTTGGTCGGCGGTCCTCGCCGGCAACCCAGACATGGGCGACATTGACCCTTGTGGCGCCGTAAATCAGCTTTTCGAATACGCCTTCGAGATTCTCGTCGCCGAAGAGCCGGATACCGCCGTCGCGGATCGTCGTGTCGATGGCGACCGCGTCGAAATGAAAGCCAGGCGCGAAGCAGCCGATGGGCAGGTCGAGCGCGGTGCCGCCGCCGGCCGTCGCCACATGGAAGGCCGTCACGAGATCGACGCGCGAATTCGGCCGCCCCCGTTGGGCTGCCGGCAGCGCCGGGTCGACACCGTCCTCAAGCAGGCGCGAGGATTGCACCGTCGCCCGGCAGGCCTCGAACATCGAAGCGCTGGGACCGCCGGAAATATCGGTGCCGAGGCCGACATGCATGTGTCGGGACAACGCGGCGCGCAGCGGAAACACCGAGTTGGCGAAATAGATGTTGGAGAGCGCGCAGTGGGCGACGGCCGCTCCACGCCGCGCCACGCGCGTCATGTCGTCGTCGGTCAGGAAATTGGAGTGGGCGAGCATGGTTCGCCGCGTGAGCAAGCCGAAGCGGTCGAGCGCCTCGGCATCCGTGTGGCCGTAGCGGGCGAAGACGTGAGAATGCGCCCAGTCGCTCTCCGAACAGTGGGTCTGGACGTGGGCGCCGGTTTCCCCGGCAAGTTCGCCGAGCGCCGTCAGTGCGGCATCCGTGCAGGACGGGATGAAGCGCGGTGTGATCACCGGTAGGACACGGCCCGCCGTGTTGCGCGGGTGCGACCGCACATATTCGATCAGCGCCCGCGTCTCGGCTGCGCCCGTCGCCGCGTCGGCATCCCGGTAATAGTGCGGGCAACTGTCCGGGTGATCCATCACCACCTTGCCAACCAGAGCCCGCTGTCCTTTGTCGATGCAGAGATCGGCGAGCAGCTTGGTCGCTTCGAGGTGGACGGTGCCGAAATAGAGCGCCGTCGTCGTGCCGATGGCGAGGAGATCGTCGATC is part of the Pleomorphomonas sp. PLEO genome and encodes:
- a CDS encoding prolyl-tRNA synthetase associated domain-containing protein translates to MAATRADLFAFLDRLNIAHRTIEHPPLPTVEAAMAIWGGMTGGFAKNLFVKDKKSRLFLITLRKDSALDLKHVQAAIGASGRVSFCTADQLMEHLGILPGSVTPFGVLNDTAGAVTVVLEKALLELDPVHVHPLENTATTAVSAAGLLAFLRATGHEPLVVDLPLVT
- the trxA gene encoding thioredoxin, whose product is MSSPTFTFGNGFATPGAAPAPAADDVIETTTRDFARDVLDTSKDKVVLVDFWAEWCGPCKQLTPIIEKVVRDTKGKVRLVKMNIDNHPEVAGQLGIQSIPAVIAFSKGRAVDGFMGAQPESQVRQFIERVAGPMGPTDQEKLIAAGQEALAAGDSQAAAEAFLAVLDMEPESLVATAGLVRALTAAGQLEDARTVLARVPDLKAGDAAIAGARAELELAERAASVGDTDALAATVAANPLDHQARFELAEALAAQGDRQAAVDQLIEIVRRERGWNEDAARKQLVKFFEAWGMTDPMTLYGRRKLSSVLFS
- a CDS encoding LON peptidase substrate-binding domain-containing protein, coding for MQVGNASYVGPADLPGELPLFPLRGVLLLPRGLLPLIVFEPRYLEMVDAALAGNRLIGIIQPRFDTEEGIEEGSAPLCEVGTVGRITAIAETGDGRYQVTLTGICRFRLMGEAPADLPYRIGRIACDFPADFELRVGEDEVDRAAFLAVFEAYLDANEMEADWDAVEKASTEALINTLSMMSPYGAAEKQALLEAPDLKTRAETLIAITEITLARAGNDTPTSIN
- a CDS encoding Trm112 family protein; its protein translation is MQENDGRRTGEVDPKLLEILVCPLTKATLEWYPERRELVSRPARLAYPVRDGVPIMLPDEARALDPDE
- a CDS encoding DUF167 family protein, whose protein sequence is MAEAPIRRDGANLLVEVRLTPRGGSDRIDGTKALSDGRTVVAARVKVVPEDGKANAAVAALMAAAAGLPKSAGTVVSGSTARLKTIRLTGADAEAEARLRAACGLHS
- a CDS encoding YggT family protein — protein: MKAVLDVLFQILNLYMYILIASAIMSWLVAFNVVNLRNQVVTAIASFLYTMTEPVLRPIRRFMPNTGGLDLSFLVLWFGIILLQQIIIHYIYPYVF
- the guaD gene encoding guanine deaminase; the encoded protein is MKSLTGRAILGTFFQAPSPDRLDVLRDALIEVDEAGTIAAVTLPGDAGYTDRIAVLGEAIVRLPAGSYGIPGFVDCHVHAPQYPQLGQALDVPLEVWLGKYTFPLEARYADLDFARSRYTALIDDLLAIGTTTALYFGTVHLEATKLLADLCIDKGQRALVGKVVMDHPDSCPHYYRDADAATGAAETRALIEYVRSHPRNTAGRVLPVITPRFIPSCTDAALTALGELAGETGAHVQTHCSESDWAHSHVFARYGHTDAEALDRFGLLTRRTMLAHSNFLTDDDMTRVARRGAAVAHCALSNIYFANSVFPLRAALSRHMHVGLGTDISGGPSASMFEACRATVQSSRLLEDGVDPALPAAQRGRPNSRVDLVTAFHVATAGGGTALDLPIGCFAPGFHFDAVAIDTTIRDGGIRLFGDENLEGVFEKLIYGATRVNVAHVWVAGEDRRPT